The Desulfobaculum bizertense DSM 18034 genomic interval ATTGCAGAAGAAATGGGCGTGACACTCACCAGAACGGCGTTTTCTCCCAACATCAAGGAACGCCGGGACTTGTCGTGCGCCGTCTTTGACGCCAGTGGCGACATGATCGCGCAGGCAGCCCACATCCCCGTTCATCTGGGGTCCATGCCCATGTCTGTCAAAGCCGCTATTGAGCATGGCGAACTTAAGCCCGGCGACATGATTATGGTCAACGATCCATTTAAAGGTGGAACGCATCTCCCAGACATCACCATCGTAGCCCCGGTCTTTACCGCCGGGAACGACAGCCCCGTTTTTTACGTGGCAAACCGTGCCCATCATGCTGACGTTGGCGGCATGACTTCTGGCTCAATGCCCCTCTCGACCTCCATTTTTCAGGAAGGCATCATCATCCCGGCCGTCCGCATTGTTCGCGAAGGTGAGATCGATCAGGAGCTTATGCGTCTCATTCTGAACAATGTTCGGACCCCCGCCGAGCGCGAAGGTGACTTCTCTGCCCAGATCATGGCAAACATCACCGGAACACGCCGTCTGGAGGAGCTTCTCGCCAAGTATGGTTTGGAAATGGTTCAGTTTTATGCAGAAGCCCTGAACGACTATTCCGAGCGCGTTCTTCGAGCCACGATCAGTGAAATCCCCAATGGCACGTACGCCTTTAGCGATTGTCTTGACGGCGACGGCGTTGACTGCACGGATGTCGAAATCTCTGCCACTGTCACAGTCGAAGGCGACAGCGCGACTCTCGATTTTACCAAAAGCGCCGATCAGGTCAGCGGCAGCGTCAACGCGGTGCGAGCCATCACGGTTTCCTGCGTCCTCTATGTTTTCCGCTGTCTCGTGCATCGCGAAATTCCTACGAATGCAGGATGTCTCCGACCCATTACGGTTCTGACTCGCGAAGGCTCAGTTCTTGATGCCAAAGCGCCCGCAGCCGTCGCAGGCGGAAACGTCGAGACGTCACAGCGCATTGTGGACGTCGTTCTCGGCGCCCTTGCGCAGGCCAAAGGCGACTTCGCCCTTCGCATCCCTGCTGCGAGTCAGGGAACCATGAACAATGTCGCCATTGGAGGCATTGACGAGCGAACCAGCACTCCATTTGCCTATTATGAGACTCTCGCAGGCGGCACAGGAGCGAGCGCCTCTCGCGGTGGTGAAAGTGCCGTCCATTCGCACATGACCAACACCCTCAACACACCCGTCGAGGCAATGGAGTATGCCTACCCCTTCCGGGTCACGGAGTATTCTGTTCGGCCACAGACTGGCGGCAGAGGGAAGCACAATGGCGGGAATGGGCTTGTTCGAGAGATTGAACTGCTATCTAGCTGTGAAATGACTGTCCTTTCCGAAAGGCGGGTAGCAGGACCTTATGGGCTACATGGAGGAGATGCTGGCGTTCCAGGAAAGAACCTCATCTGTCGCAAAGGTGGCAGCGTTGAGGAGTGTCCTGGAAAATTTCACGCAACACTCCACACCGGCGACCGGGTACGTATTGAAACTCCCGGCGGCGGCGGCTACGGCTCGAAATAGCGCACACCCCTAGCGCTTTGAGCCGCTCGTGAGGGGCGGGGAGGGG includes:
- a CDS encoding hydantoinase B/oxoprolinase family protein; its protein translation is MENQTVNPILLEVFKNRFSSIAEEMGVTLTRTAFSPNIKERRDLSCAVFDASGDMIAQAAHIPVHLGSMPMSVKAAIEHGELKPGDMIMVNDPFKGGTHLPDITIVAPVFTAGNDSPVFYVANRAHHADVGGMTSGSMPLSTSIFQEGIIIPAVRIVREGEIDQELMRLILNNVRTPAEREGDFSAQIMANITGTRRLEELLAKYGLEMVQFYAEALNDYSERVLRATISEIPNGTYAFSDCLDGDGVDCTDVEISATVTVEGDSATLDFTKSADQVSGSVNAVRAITVSCVLYVFRCLVHREIPTNAGCLRPITVLTREGSVLDAKAPAAVAGGNVETSQRIVDVVLGALAQAKGDFALRIPAASQGTMNNVAIGGIDERTSTPFAYYETLAGGTGASASRGGESAVHSHMTNTLNTPVEAMEYAYPFRVTEYSVRPQTGGRGKHNGGNGLVREIELLSSCEMTVLSERRVAGPYGLHGGDAGVPGKNLICRKGGSVEECPGKFHATLHTGDRVRIETPGGGGYGSK